A single genomic interval of Candidatus Eremiobacterota bacterium harbors:
- a CDS encoding amino acid adenylation domain-containing protein — protein sequence MTERPYSRDVCLHELIEKQAAASPDATALEFEDEALTYAELNARANRLARHLRAQGVGPERLVAVCMERSAELTIALLAVLKAGGAYVPLDPRYPPARLEYMLQDSAPALVLVHGAVSAEVRETLARGNVPAIDVARDARRWAAESGADLERGDLSPANLCYVIYTSGSTGQPKGAMNEHRAVVNRLLWMDAEYPIGADDAVLQKTPFTFDVSVWEFWWPLLSGARLVMARPGGHQDPAYLAELVQRRRITAIHFVPSMLTYFVEHPGSARCSTLRHVFCSGEALPRHLAVRLYERLPQVQLSNLYGPTETAIEVTAWRCPRENVPARIPIGRPIAGARIYVLDETMQQVPRGTVGELHIGGVPVGRGYLRRPELTAQRFVLNPFVPGERVYKTGDLARFLPDGTVEYVGRNDFQVKIRGFRIELGEIEARLAAYRGVRESVVVALDDRAGEKRLVAYYTAPEHVHAGALRRHLLAALPDYMVPSAFVHLEAMPLGASGKLDRNALPAPDDAAYASAAYEEPVGPVETALAAIWSELLGVERVGRRDNFFALGGHSLLAMRVLSQVRDALGLELRSGSLFSHPVLADLAHALEQERSARPAIVPADRAQRLPLSFEQERLWFLTQLDPRASLAYHVPIALPLSGPLNVRALRRALDAIVARHEALRTTFVALDGAPAQRIGPPNTRMPLIEHDLRGLDGPFSLRARIAGEEMNAPFDLATGPLVRARLITVADDDHVLLVTAHHAVFDGWSAALFSRELAALYGAFRTGQPNQLPPPAIQPVDHAAWQRRTNAGREQLAYWRDALREVPAVVELPADRPRPARQDYAGAHVPFEIDAELTAKLKSLSRRHGATLFMTLLTAWGALLSRLAVQDVVVVGTAVANRTRPELEPLLGFFVNTLALRLEYGGGPTVGEALARVKAQVGAAHEHQDAPFGQVVEAVNPPRSLAYTPLFQTMLVWQSWDANAIFPASNLHAAKTDLVAELCEDGDRIRGVIVYATALFDRETVVRYGEYFRRLLVAMTAGDAQAIGRLPLLAASERRRALVDWNATARTYPAELCVHELVEAQVARSPHAVAVDHEGMRLSYAELNAQANRLARHLRARGVGPGVRVAVCMERSTELVVALLAVLKAGGAYVPLDPGYPLERLAYLVEDAAPALLLAHDAVPAGVRAALRRTGVPALDVAADAPRWADESEENLARAGLLSSHLAYVIYTSGSTGKPKGAMNEHRGVVNRLLWMQDEYTLGADDAVLQKTPFSFDVSVWEFFLPLLSGARLVMARAGGHRDPDYLVRVVREARVTMMHAVPSMLGFFVDAAHAERCTTLEHVICSGEALPRALAERFSERLPFAQLSNLYGPTEAAVDVTAWRCPARALPPNIPIGRPIANTRAYVLDAHRELVPAGVTGELYIGGVQVGRGYLNRPELTAERFVANPFVAGDRLYKTGDLARHLADGTLEYLGRNDFQVKIRGFRVELGEIEARLAAHPGVREAVVVALDDGGEKRLAAYFTAPDEIRADELRNALSTALPEHMVPSAYVQLESFPLTPNGKLDRAALPAPGGAQRTRRFEEPVGPVETALAAIWRDLLKLERVGRHDNFFELGGHSLLMIHAIQRMRGAGLHAEISDLFVSRTLANAATITTQLGEVRI from the coding sequence ATGACGGAGCGGCCCTATTCGCGCGACGTCTGTCTGCACGAGCTGATCGAGAAGCAGGCGGCGGCCTCGCCGGACGCGACGGCGCTCGAGTTCGAAGACGAGGCGCTCACGTACGCCGAGCTGAACGCGCGCGCGAACCGCTTGGCGCGGCACCTGCGCGCGCAGGGCGTCGGGCCGGAGCGGCTGGTCGCGGTCTGCATGGAGCGCAGCGCGGAGCTCACGATCGCGCTGCTCGCCGTGCTCAAAGCGGGCGGCGCGTACGTGCCGCTCGACCCGCGGTATCCGCCCGCGCGGCTCGAGTACATGCTGCAGGACAGCGCCCCGGCGCTCGTCCTCGTGCACGGCGCGGTGAGCGCGGAGGTGCGCGAGACGCTCGCGCGCGGCAACGTGCCGGCGATCGACGTCGCGCGCGACGCGCGGCGCTGGGCCGCCGAATCCGGCGCCGACCTCGAGCGCGGCGACCTGTCGCCGGCGAACCTGTGCTACGTCATCTACACCTCGGGCTCGACCGGCCAGCCGAAGGGCGCGATGAACGAGCACCGCGCCGTCGTCAACCGGCTGCTCTGGATGGACGCGGAGTACCCGATCGGCGCGGACGACGCGGTGCTGCAGAAGACGCCGTTCACGTTCGACGTCTCGGTGTGGGAGTTCTGGTGGCCGCTGCTGAGCGGCGCGCGGCTGGTGATGGCGCGTCCCGGCGGCCACCAGGACCCCGCATACCTCGCCGAGCTCGTGCAGCGGCGGCGCATCACGGCGATCCACTTCGTGCCCTCGATGCTGACGTATTTCGTCGAGCATCCCGGCTCGGCGCGCTGTTCGACGCTGCGGCACGTGTTCTGCAGCGGCGAGGCGCTGCCGCGGCACCTCGCGGTGCGCTTGTACGAGCGCCTTCCGCAGGTGCAGCTCTCGAACTTGTACGGTCCGACCGAGACCGCGATCGAGGTCACCGCGTGGCGCTGCCCGCGCGAAAACGTGCCGGCGCGCATCCCGATCGGCCGGCCGATCGCCGGCGCGCGCATCTACGTGCTCGACGAAACGATGCAGCAGGTGCCGCGCGGAACCGTCGGCGAGCTGCACATCGGCGGCGTGCCGGTCGGGCGCGGCTACCTGCGCCGTCCGGAGCTCACCGCGCAGCGGTTCGTCCTGAACCCGTTCGTCCCGGGCGAGCGCGTGTACAAGACCGGCGACCTCGCACGCTTCCTTCCCGACGGCACGGTCGAGTACGTCGGGCGCAACGACTTTCAGGTGAAGATCCGCGGTTTCCGCATCGAGCTCGGCGAGATCGAAGCGCGGCTGGCGGCGTACCGCGGCGTCCGCGAGAGCGTCGTCGTCGCGCTCGACGACCGCGCCGGCGAGAAACGTCTGGTCGCGTACTACACGGCGCCGGAACACGTGCACGCCGGCGCGCTGCGGCGCCATCTGCTGGCGGCGCTTCCGGACTACATGGTCCCCTCGGCGTTCGTGCACCTCGAAGCGATGCCGCTCGGCGCGAGCGGCAAGCTCGACCGCAACGCGCTCCCGGCGCCCGACGACGCCGCGTACGCGTCGGCCGCCTATGAAGAGCCGGTCGGCCCGGTCGAGACGGCGCTGGCGGCGATCTGGAGCGAGCTGCTCGGCGTCGAGCGCGTCGGCCGCCGCGACAACTTCTTCGCGCTGGGCGGCCACTCGCTGCTCGCGATGCGCGTGCTCTCACAGGTGCGCGACGCGCTCGGCCTCGAGCTGCGCTCGGGGAGCCTGTTCTCGCATCCCGTGCTCGCCGATCTTGCGCACGCGCTCGAGCAAGAACGATCCGCGCGGCCGGCGATCGTGCCAGCCGATCGAGCGCAGCGGCTGCCGCTCTCGTTCGAGCAAGAGCGGTTGTGGTTCTTGACCCAGTTGGATCCGCGCGCGAGCCTCGCGTACCACGTCCCGATCGCGCTGCCGCTGTCCGGTCCGCTCAACGTGCGCGCGCTGCGCCGTGCGCTCGACGCAATCGTCGCGCGCCACGAGGCGCTGCGCACGACGTTCGTCGCCCTCGACGGCGCGCCGGCGCAGCGCATCGGTCCGCCGAACACCAGAATGCCGCTGATCGAGCACGACCTGCGCGGACTCGACGGCCCGTTCTCGTTGCGGGCGCGCATCGCCGGCGAGGAGATGAACGCCCCATTCGATCTCGCGACCGGGCCGCTCGTGCGCGCACGCCTGATCACCGTCGCCGACGACGATCACGTGCTGCTGGTCACCGCGCACCACGCCGTCTTCGACGGCTGGTCGGCGGCGCTGTTCTCGCGCGAGCTCGCTGCGTTGTACGGCGCGTTCCGAACCGGGCAGCCGAATCAGCTGCCGCCGCCGGCGATTCAGCCCGTCGATCACGCGGCGTGGCAGCGCCGCACGAACGCGGGGCGCGAGCAGCTCGCCTATTGGCGGGACGCGCTGCGCGAGGTTCCCGCCGTCGTCGAGCTGCCGGCGGACCGCCCGCGTCCCGCGCGCCAGGACTACGCCGGCGCGCACGTTCCGTTCGAGATCGACGCCGAGCTCACCGCGAAGCTGAAGTCGCTCAGCCGCCGTCACGGCGCGACGCTCTTCATGACGCTGCTCACCGCGTGGGGCGCGCTGCTCTCGCGGCTCGCCGTGCAGGACGTCGTCGTGGTCGGAACCGCGGTCGCGAACCGCACGCGACCTGAGCTCGAGCCGCTGCTCGGCTTCTTCGTCAACACGCTGGCACTGCGGCTGGAGTACGGCGGCGGCCCCACGGTCGGCGAAGCGCTCGCGCGGGTGAAAGCGCAGGTCGGCGCGGCGCACGAGCACCAAGACGCACCGTTCGGCCAAGTCGTCGAAGCGGTGAACCCGCCGCGCAGCCTCGCGTACACGCCGCTGTTTCAGACGATGCTGGTGTGGCAGAGCTGGGACGCGAACGCAATCTTTCCGGCCTCGAACCTGCACGCCGCGAAGACCGATCTGGTCGCCGAGCTGTGCGAGGACGGCGATCGCATCCGCGGCGTGATCGTCTACGCGACCGCGCTGTTCGACCGCGAGACGGTGGTGCGCTACGGTGAGTACTTCCGCCGGCTGCTCGTCGCGATGACCGCCGGCGACGCGCAGGCGATCGGCCGGCTTCCGCTGCTCGCCGCGAGCGAACGCCGGCGCGCGCTCGTCGACTGGAACGCGACCGCGCGGACGTACCCGGCCGAGCTGTGCGTGCACGAGCTGGTCGAAGCGCAGGTCGCGCGCTCGCCGCACGCCGTCGCGGTCGACCACGAGGGCATGCGGCTCAGCTACGCCGAGCTCAACGCGCAGGCGAACCGGCTGGCGCGGCACCTGCGCGCGCGCGGCGTCGGCCCCGGCGTGCGCGTCGCGGTCTGCATGGAGCGCAGCACGGAGCTGGTCGTCGCGCTGCTGGCCGTGCTCAAAGCCGGCGGCGCGTACGTTCCGCTCGATCCCGGCTATCCGCTCGAGCGGCTCGCGTATCTGGTCGAAGACGCCGCGCCGGCGCTGCTGCTCGCGCACGACGCGGTTCCGGCCGGCGTGCGTGCGGCGCTGCGGCGCACCGGCGTGCCGGCGCTCGACGTCGCCGCGGACGCGCCGCGTTGGGCCGACGAATCCGAGGAGAACCTCGCGCGCGCCGGACTGCTGTCCTCGCATCTGGCGTACGTCATCTACACCTCCGGCTCGACCGGCAAGCCGAAGGGTGCGATGAACGAGCACCGCGGCGTCGTCAACCGGCTGCTCTGGATGCAAGACGAGTACACGCTGGGCGCGGACGACGCGGTGCTGCAGAAGACCCCGTTCAGCTTCGACGTCTCGGTGTGGGAGTTTTTCCTGCCGCTGCTGAGCGGCGCGCGGCTGGTGATGGCGCGCGCCGGCGGGCACAGAGACCCCGACTACCTGGTGCGCGTCGTGCGCGAGGCGCGCGTCACGATGATGCACGCCGTCCCCTCGATGCTGGGGTTCTTCGTCGACGCCGCGCACGCCGAGCGGTGCACGACGCTCGAGCACGTGATCTGCAGCGGCGAGGCGCTCCCGCGCGCGCTCGCGGAGCGCTTCTCCGAGCGGCTTCCGTTCGCGCAGCTTTCGAACTTGTACGGGCCGACGGAGGCCGCGGTCGACGTGACCGCGTGGCGCTGTCCGGCGCGCGCGCTGCCGCCGAACATCCCGATCGGCCGGCCGATCGCGAACACGCGCGCCTACGTGCTCGACGCGCACCGCGAGCTCGTCCCCGCCGGCGTGACCGGCGAGCTCTACATCGGCGGCGTGCAGGTCGGGCGCGGCTATCTCAACCGTCCGGAGCTTACGGCGGAGCGCTTCGTCGCGAATCCGTTCGTCGCCGGCGATCGCCTCTACAAGACCGGCGACCTGGCGCGCCACCTCGCCGACGGCACGCTCGAGTATCTCGGGCGCAACGACTTTCAGGTGAAGATCCGCGGGTTTCGCGTCGAACTGGGCGAGATCGAAGCGCGGCTCGCCGCGCATCCCGGCGTGCGCGAGGCGGTCGTCGTCGCGCTCGACGACGGCGGCGAGAAACGGCTAGCGGCGTACTTCACGGCGCCGGACGAGATTCGCGCCGACGAGCTGCGCAACGCGTTGTCGACCGCGCTCCCCGAGCACATGGTGCCCTCGGCGTACGTGCAGTTGGAGTCCTTTCCGCTCACCCCGAACGGCAAGCTCGACCGCGCGGCGCTGCCCGCTCCCGGCGGCGCGCAGCGCACGCGCCGCTTCGAGGAGCCGGTCGGCCCGGTCGAGACGGCGCTGGCAGCGATCTGGCGCGATCTGCTCAAGCTCGAGCGCGTCGGGCGCCATGACAATTTCTTCGAGCTCGGCGGCCACTCGCTGTTGATGATCCACGCGATTCAGCGCATGCGCGGCGCCGGCTTGCACGCCGAGATCAGCGATCTGTTCGTCTCGAGGACGCTGGCCAACGCGGCTACCATCACGACCCAACTTGGAGAAGTCCGGATATGA
- a CDS encoding PLP-dependent aminotransferase family protein, with protein sequence MVQQETQSRLSVMNFLSEAALDYPHAISFASGRPAQQFFDLDGWLGEIPRYRDHVVRQQRSNADTVGGLLAQYGRAAGIVNELVAEQIGADHGVPCSGEQVIVMNGCQEALALCLQALCPQPGDVALARNPTYIGATGAADCAGIPLVPIGEDDGDDFPAALACTIGSELAQGRQPRALYLIPEFDNPTGVVLSESDRLATLALCERYRIAILEDNPYGMFRFEGKAPPALAALDEYGVVLHLGTYSKTICPAVRVGFAVVPDTLFGSAAASRALKTELGERRSYVTVNTSQINQAMVGGILLREGGSLQRFIEPSRTFYHRNRDALLSALETHLGPVRDRVTWNRPEGGFFLSLRLPFAFMRDDMLTCASEYGVLTMPMTFFSLDGTQHESVRLSFSNVSEDEIGRGVAAFASYVRQRLQP encoded by the coding sequence ATGGTGCAGCAAGAGACGCAATCGCGCCTCTCGGTCATGAATTTTCTGTCCGAGGCCGCGCTCGATTACCCGCACGCGATCTCGTTCGCGTCGGGACGCCCTGCCCAGCAGTTCTTCGACTTGGACGGATGGCTCGGCGAGATTCCGCGCTACCGGGATCACGTCGTGCGCCAGCAGCGCTCGAACGCGGACACCGTCGGCGGGCTGCTCGCGCAATACGGGCGCGCGGCCGGGATCGTGAACGAGCTGGTCGCGGAGCAGATCGGCGCCGACCACGGCGTGCCGTGCTCGGGCGAGCAGGTCATCGTGATGAACGGCTGCCAGGAGGCGCTCGCGCTCTGCCTGCAGGCGCTGTGCCCCCAGCCCGGCGACGTCGCGCTCGCGCGCAATCCCACCTACATCGGCGCGACGGGCGCGGCTGATTGCGCCGGCATCCCGCTGGTTCCGATCGGCGAAGACGACGGCGACGATTTCCCGGCCGCGCTCGCGTGCACGATCGGCTCCGAGCTCGCGCAAGGCCGGCAGCCGCGCGCGCTGTACCTGATCCCGGAGTTCGACAACCCGACGGGCGTCGTCCTGAGCGAGAGCGACCGGCTCGCCACGCTCGCGCTGTGCGAGCGGTACCGGATCGCGATCCTCGAGGACAACCCGTACGGGATGTTCCGCTTCGAGGGCAAGGCGCCGCCGGCGCTCGCCGCGCTCGACGAGTACGGCGTGGTGCTGCACCTGGGCACGTACTCGAAGACGATCTGCCCGGCGGTGCGCGTCGGCTTCGCGGTCGTTCCCGACACACTGTTCGGCAGCGCGGCGGCGAGCCGCGCGCTCAAGACGGAGCTCGGCGAGCGCAGGAGCTACGTCACCGTCAACACGAGCCAGATCAATCAGGCGATGGTGGGCGGGATCCTGCTGCGCGAAGGCGGCTCGCTGCAGCGCTTCATCGAGCCGTCCCGTACGTTCTATCACCGCAACCGCGACGCGCTGCTGAGCGCGCTCGAAACGCACCTCGGGCCGGTGCGCGACCGGGTGACGTGGAACCGGCCGGAGGGCGGGTTCTTCCTGAGCCTGCGGCTGCCGTTCGCGTTCATGCGCGACGACATGCTGACGTGCGCGAGCGAGTACGGCGTCCTCACCATGCCGATGACGTTCTTCTCGCTCGACGGGACGCAGCACGAGAGCGTGCGGCTCTCGTTCAGCAACGTGTCCGAGGACGAGATCGGCCGCGGCGTCGCGGCGTTCGCGTCCTACGTGCGGCAGCGCTTGCAGCCATGA
- a CDS encoding VOC family protein, which produces MRVERRFSVSSLVEQSVPETTAAPRYQRIDHIAFAVHDLEAAIEFFGNVVGFELIRRLETRGKRTGMISAEMECNGIKFVLCQGTEPESQVSKLIEHFGPGVAHVALAVDDVDEAVADLKESGLKFDTSVITGPGLKQAFSSRDHNSGLAFEFINRSGEEGFLSQNVQDLFDQLESSGSY; this is translated from the coding sequence CTGCGGGTGGAAAGGCGGTTTTCTGTGAGTTCCCTTGTCGAGCAATCAGTCCCAGAGACAACTGCGGCACCGCGCTATCAGCGCATCGACCACATTGCGTTCGCCGTACACGACCTCGAAGCGGCGATCGAGTTCTTCGGCAACGTCGTCGGCTTCGAGCTGATCCGGCGGCTCGAGACGCGCGGAAAGCGCACCGGCATGATCTCCGCGGAGATGGAGTGCAACGGCATCAAGTTCGTGCTGTGCCAAGGGACGGAGCCCGAGTCGCAAGTCTCCAAGCTCATCGAGCACTTCGGACCGGGCGTCGCGCACGTCGCGCTGGCCGTCGACGACGTCGACGAAGCGGTCGCCGACCTCAAAGAGAGCGGCTTGAAGTTCGACACCTCGGTGATCACCGGTCCCGGCTTGAAACAGGCGTTCTCGTCGCGCGACCACAACTCCGGGCTCGCGTTCGAGTTCATCAACCGCAGCGGCGAAGAAGGCTTCCTCTCGCAGAACGTTCAGGATCTTTTCGACCAGCTCGAAAGCTCCGGCTCGTACTAG
- a CDS encoding TonB-dependent receptor, producing the protein MSVLLPAVAALAFATSPLAAPATPTPSPMPSPAPSASAAPALKPIGAVRSRGRIDNLIGSATSAAEGFVGHAELEERPILRPGELMETVPGVVISQHSGEGKANQYYLRGFNLDHGTDIAVTVGGVPANMPTHAHGQGYADVNWVIPETINFINYRKGTYDADQGDFSAAGAVSMTYFNVLPHDVASVSGGPYGQARVLLAASPPVGPSGHLLYALEYAHTDNTAEKPDNYRKYNGLVRLSYQHDDVLWGITAQAYQATWSSSDQIPLRAVERGEIGRFGQIDPTDGGRTHRYVLSADYTRGSARSATQLSAYAMDYGLDLFSDFTYFLNDPVNGDQFEQAERRFVLGVNASRTWKTPAAENTVGYQLRTDNIAPVALYLTRAQARIGTTRIDRVLETSNAAYVQTTQHISRRLRVTAGLRADVFHFHVDDLRPENSGDVSAAIVSPKLSLAYAAGRRTELYADFGTGFHSNDARGIVERVDPATPLVRAQGAEIGARFAVNQKLRTTVSLWRLNLASELVFQGDAGTTSPGRPSHRAGFEVSNFWAPARGWTYDLDFARSAAKFTNVDPVGQLIPGSIKDVLTFGVAADRPHAFGSVRLRYFGPRPLVEDGSVASHPTTTVSLQAGVKPSAHMRLGIDAFNLLGAKASDVDYYYNSSLPSDPAYTKPGYTGPCPIAQCAAGVPDVHFHPIERRLVRLTLTKEL; encoded by the coding sequence TTGTCCGTTTTGCTGCCCGCGGTCGCCGCGCTGGCATTTGCGACGAGCCCGCTCGCAGCGCCGGCGACGCCGACGCCGTCACCGATGCCCTCGCCGGCGCCGAGCGCCAGCGCCGCGCCGGCGCTCAAGCCGATCGGCGCCGTGAGATCGCGCGGCCGCATCGACAACTTGATCGGGAGCGCGACCTCCGCGGCCGAAGGATTCGTCGGCCACGCGGAGCTCGAAGAGCGGCCGATCCTGCGGCCGGGCGAGCTGATGGAGACCGTCCCCGGCGTGGTCATCTCGCAGCATTCCGGCGAAGGAAAGGCCAACCAGTACTACCTGCGCGGCTTCAACCTCGATCACGGCACCGACATCGCCGTGACCGTCGGCGGCGTGCCGGCGAACATGCCGACGCACGCGCACGGCCAAGGCTACGCCGACGTCAACTGGGTCATCCCGGAAACGATCAACTTCATCAACTACCGCAAGGGAACGTACGACGCCGACCAAGGCGACTTCTCGGCGGCGGGTGCGGTGAGCATGACGTACTTCAACGTCTTGCCGCACGACGTCGCGAGCGTGAGCGGCGGCCCGTACGGCCAAGCGCGCGTGCTGCTCGCCGCCTCGCCGCCGGTCGGCCCGTCGGGCCACCTGCTCTACGCGCTGGAGTACGCACACACCGACAACACCGCGGAAAAGCCCGATAATTACCGCAAGTACAACGGTCTGGTTCGGCTCAGCTATCAGCACGACGACGTGCTTTGGGGAATCACGGCGCAGGCCTATCAGGCAACATGGAGCTCGTCTGACCAGATTCCGCTGCGCGCCGTCGAGCGCGGCGAGATCGGCCGGTTCGGCCAGATCGACCCGACGGACGGCGGGCGCACGCACCGCTACGTGCTCTCGGCCGACTACACGCGCGGGAGCGCGCGCTCGGCGACGCAGCTCAGCGCGTACGCGATGGACTACGGCCTGGACCTCTTCTCCGATTTCACGTACTTCCTGAACGATCCGGTCAACGGGGATCAGTTCGAACAGGCCGAGCGGCGCTTCGTCCTCGGCGTGAACGCGAGCCGGACGTGGAAGACGCCGGCCGCCGAGAACACCGTCGGCTATCAGCTGCGCACCGACAACATTGCACCGGTGGCGCTCTATCTCACGCGAGCCCAGGCTCGCATCGGCACGACGCGCATCGACCGCGTGCTCGAGACGAGCAACGCCGCGTACGTTCAGACGACGCAGCACATCTCGCGGCGGCTGCGCGTGACCGCCGGGCTGCGAGCGGACGTCTTTCACTTCCATGTCGACGATCTGCGGCCCGAGAACTCCGGCGACGTCTCGGCAGCGATCGTCAGCCCCAAGCTCTCGCTCGCGTACGCCGCGGGGCGGCGAACGGAGCTCTATGCGGACTTCGGCACGGGGTTCCACAGCAACGACGCGCGCGGCATCGTGGAACGCGTCGACCCGGCGACGCCGCTCGTGCGCGCGCAGGGCGCGGAGATCGGCGCGCGCTTCGCCGTCAACCAAAAGCTGCGCACGACGGTCTCGCTGTGGCGCTTGAACCTCGCCTCTGAGCTGGTCTTTCAAGGCGACGCGGGGACGACCTCACCGGGCCGGCCGAGTCACCGCGCCGGATTCGAGGTGTCCAACTTCTGGGCGCCGGCGCGCGGCTGGACGTACGACCTCGACTTCGCGCGCTCGGCGGCGAAGTTCACGAACGTCGACCCGGTCGGTCAGTTGATTCCCGGCTCGATCAAGGACGTGCTGACGTTCGGCGTCGCCGCCGACCGGCCGCACGCGTTCGGAAGCGTGCGGCTGCGGTACTTCGGCCCCCGCCCGCTCGTCGAAGACGGCAGCGTCGCCTCGCATCCAACCACGACCGTCAGCCTGCAAGCCGGCGTCAAGCCGTCCGCGCACATGCGCCTCGGCATCGACGCGTTCAACCTGCTGGGCGCGAAGGCCAGCGACGTCGACTACTACTACAACTCCTCGCTTCCGAGCGACCCGGCGTACACGAAGCCCGGCTACACCGGACCGTGTCCGATCGCGCAGTGCGCCGCGGGCGTCCCCGACGTTCACTTCCACCCGATCGAACGCCGCTTGGTGCGGCTGACGCTCACCAAGGAGCTCTGA